CTATCCGATCAGATCGACGACAGCGACGGCGAGACAGTCGTCGCGCCAGGCGCGTCCTGCCGGACGCAGCTATCGGACGACGAGGGCCGTGACGAACCGCCACATCCGGTGGAGAAAGTCGCCGCCGCGCTCTCGCGATAGTCTGGGCCCCTCACTCGTCGTCCGTCGAATGATCACCGGACGCGTCGGTCGGGGCAGTCGGACCCGTCTTCTGGGGATGTTCCGACTCACCGAACCCGCCGCTCAGGACTCGAGCGAGTGTCTCTTCGACGCTCTCGTCCGTTTCGGTAATCCGATCCGCCTCGGCTTCGACGACGAACCCTGAGGAGACGTTCGGTGCCGTCGGAATGAAGAGCACCACTCGGCCGTCACTGGTCGTGTGTCCGGTCTTGAATGCCGGCATCTGAGTACCGTCCCAGCTCTCGACGCTGACCGATTCCTGCAGCGCCTGTTCCTCGCCAATCGTCGTTTCAGCGGCGATCTTCGACGCGTTGTAGACGACACGAAGCCCCGGAACGCGGTTCGCGATGCCATCAATACTTCGTGCAAAGAGTTCACCGATCGTCGTTCGGGTCAGGGTTCCGACCATGACCGTCACCAGTAGAAAGGTGCTCAGTGAGACGGTGATCTGGAGGACTCGGACGATGAGAACGCGAGTCGGCTCGTGACCGATGTAGCCGGCCAGCAGGTCGGCGTTGAGCACGACTGCTGGCGTGACTCCGGTCACGATCGCATAGGCACGGTAGATGACGTACAGCGTAACGAGTATCGGTCCGATAAGGATCAGCCCGCTCGCGAAGATCCGCTTCCACGGCGCCATTATCGGATCATACGACTGCTAGATCATGAGCCCTTTCCTTCGCCCGCTCGCACCCGTCGAGAAACCGACCGGATCGTCTCGCCGACCGGATCGTCTCACTCCTGACTGGTGACCGGAATCGGCTACGGCCAGAGCCCTCTGGTCTCCTTCGCCTCCGCGATCCGGGACAGCGCGACCACGTAGGCGGCGTCGCGCCACGTCAGCCCCTTGGCGTCGACCTCCGTGCGAACGTCGTCCCAAGCCTCGAGCATGTGCTCCTCGAGTTCCCTGTTGACCCGCTCGAGGGACCACTGCCGGCGGTTGATGTCCTGGAGCCACTCGAAGTAGCTGACCGTCACCCCGCCCGCGTTCGCGAGGATGTCCGGGATCACCGTCACGCCCCGTTCCTCTAAGATGGTGTCGGCGGCGAACGTCGTTGGACCGTTCGCGCCCTCGACGACGATGTCGGCGGCAATGGCGTCGGCGTTGTCCGCGGTGATGACGTTGCCGACGGCTGCAGGAATCACTACGTCGACATCGAGTTCGAGAATCTCGCTGTTACTGAGCGTCTCCGGTGCGCCGTGTTCGAGCACCGCTTCGGGCTCCTCGTCGTGGGTCGGAATCGCGTGCGTCTCGAGCCCGTCGGGATCGTAGATCGCGCCGTTGACGTCGCTGACGGCGACGATGGTCGCACCCCAGTCCTCGAGCAGACGGGCAGCGTTGGCACCGACGCTACCGAAGCCCTGAACGGCGACCGTACTATTCGAGACCTCGCGATCATCGTACTCGATGGCCTCGCGGGCAGCGATCGCGGTCGAGCGGCCGGGGGCCTCCTCGCGGCCGTAGGAACCGCCGATGACCGGCGGCTTGCCGGTGACGACGCCGGGGATCGTCTTGCCCTGTTGCATCGAGAAGGCGTCCATGAACCAAGCCATCGTCTGGGCGTCGGTGCCCATGTCTGGCGCGGGGACGTCCTTCTTCGGGCCGACCGCGTCGCGAAGTTCCTCGGCGAACCGGCGTGTGAGCCGTTCGGTCTCGTCCTTGGTCAGCGATTTAGGATCGACGGTGATACCGCCTTTCGCGCCCCCGAAGGGGAGGTCCATCACGGCACACTTCCAGGTCATCCACATCGAGAGGCCGGTACACTCCTCGGCGCTGACTTCAGGGTGGTAGCGCAGGCCGCCCTTGTAGGGGCCCCGAACGTCGTCGTGCTGGGCCCGATAGCCGGTGAAGACCTCGACGGAGCCGTCGTCGCGCTCGAGGGGCACCGACACCTGCTGGACCCGCGTCGGGTGTTTCAGTCGTTCGATGACGCCCGGATTGACGTCGACGTGGGTCGCGGCTCGCTCTAACTGTCGGCGGGCGGTGACGAGCGCCGAACCAGGTTCATCTGTCGGTTCGTTCTCCGTCTCGGGTGATGGTGTGGTCATCAGTATGATGGTAGTGTTGCGGGTAGTAGTATGGCGGCCGTGCTATGGACGGGACAGTCCACATTACGTCGTAAACAGTTCTCGCGGGAAGTCGGCCAGCGTCTCCGCGCCGTCGCTCGTGACGTGGAACGTCTCGCTGATCTCCATGCCGATCTCGTCCGTCCAGATGCCCGGGATCATGTGGAACGTCATGTTCTCCTCGAGAACGGTCTCGTCGCCGGGCCGGATACTCGCAGTGTGTTCACCCCAGTCCGGCGGGTAGCCCAGTCCCATCGAGTAGCCGATCCGATCCTCCTTCTCGAGGCCGTACTGCGCGATGGTCTCGCGCCACGCCTTCTCAACCGACTCGCAGGTAACGCCGGGTTCGGCAGCGTCGAGCGCCGCCTCGAGCCCCTCGACGACGATCTCGGCGGTCTCCTGAAGTTCCGCGGGGGGGTCGCCGACGAACGTCGTGCGAGCCAGCGGGGAGTGATACCGGTGGCGACAGCCGGAGAGTTCGATGATAACCGGATCGCCGTCCTCGAACTCCCGGTCGGTCCACGTGAGATGCGGCGTGCCGGTGTGGTCGCCCGACGGCATCAGCGGGACGATCGAGGGATAGTCGCCGCCGTACTCCTCGGTGCCCGTGATCAACTGCTCGTAGATTGCGGCCGCGGCCTCGTACTCCGGAACGCCCTCCTCGATGACGTCGAGGCCTGCCTGCATCGCGTTCTCCGAGATTCGGGCGGCCTCGCGCATGTACTCGAGTTCCTGCTCGGACTTCTTGATCCGGACCCAGCCGACCAGCAGCGTCGCGTCCTCGAACTCCGCTTCGGGGAGGTTCTCCTGCAGGCGCGTGTACGACTTCGCGGTGAAGTAGGCGGCATCCATCTCGAGGCCGATCCGGCCGTCCGCGACGTCGAGTTCCTCGAGGACGCCCGCTACGTAGTCCATCGGGTGGAGGTCGTGCGGCGAGTGGACGTGGTCGTCGCTGTACGCGCGAATGCTTTCCTCGCCGAGGTGGGTCGTCGCCCGTGCGCCACCGCCGTCCATGTCGCGGCCAATCCAGACGGGTTCGTCCCGGTCAGGCGTGACCACGACGGCCTGGTGCACGTAGAACGACCAGCCGTCGTACCCCGTCAGATAGTTCATGTTCGCCGGGTCGGCGACGACGATGGCGTTGAGATCCTCCTCGCGCAGTCGCTCCTTCGTCCGGGCGACCCGCCGCTCGTACTCGGCCTCGTCGAAGATATGCTCTCGTGGCATGATAACAGGGATCCTACGAGGAGCATCAATCAGTAGTGCTAAAAACTTTTCGTGTATGCAGAACACAGATACTGTTTACATATATGCGGGTCGAGTCGATGACGAGCAGTGACTCTTGGAAAGTAGGTCCGGATGCGGCCACCTCGAGCACTACCGAATTGGCTCCATCCGAACCACCGCCCGTTAAGACACGTCGGTTCGTCCCGCCGATATGGCAATCCTTGAGACTATTGTGATCGCGTTCTGGGCGATGTTGCCCGCCTATGTCCCCAACAACGCCGCGGTGCTCGCCGGCGGCGGGCGGCCGATCGACGGCGGCCGGACGTGGGGGACAAGCGCGTGCTGGGCGACGGGAAGACCTGGCGCGGCACGGCAATGGGAATCGCGGCGGGCCTCGCGCTCGCGGCGGTGTTGACGGTCCTCGCACAGGATGTCAGCAGCGCGCTCGGCTTCGCGGTGCCGGAATTCACCCTGCTCGCGGCGCTCGGCCTCGCCGGCGGTGCCATGCTCGGCGACATCCTCGCGTCGTTCCTCAAACGCCGAAGCGGCCGCCAGCGCGGCGCGATGTTTCCCGGTCTCGATCAGCTGGACTTCGTCGTCGTCTCGCTTCCCCTGGTCGCCCTGCTGGATTTCGAGTGGTTCCGCGAGTGGTTCACGCTCGAGGTCATCCTCGTCGTCGTGGTCCTCACGCCGATCCTACATGTGACGACGAACATGATCGCATACAAACTCGGGCTGAAGAACGAGCCGTGGTAGGCGTCGCCCAATCGTCTTTCTCTGGACCGAGTCGGCAGTACAACTGATCTCTGCCCGTTCTCGAGAAGGATCGGACTGAGAGCGATCCGACGACTGCGACGCCTATTCGAACGCTGAGTGCAGATCGGCGACGGCGTCGTCGTGGGCCTCGTGGGCCCGATCCAGGTTCACTGGCTCGGAGATCATGTTGAAGAACCCGTGGATCATATCGTCGTAGTGGTGGTGTGCGACGGAGACGCCCTCGTTCTCGAGTCGCTCGACGAGGTTCGCCCCGTCGTCGCGGAGCGGGTCGAAGCCGGCGGTGATGACCGTCGCCGGCGGCAGGTCCGAGAGGTCGTATGCGAGCTGGGGCATGGCGTAGATGTTCCCCTGATCGATCTCGCTCTCGAAGAGATGACCGCGAAACCACGCCATATCGTCTTTCGTGAGCATGTAGCCCTCGCCGTTCTCTTCGTAGGCCTCGGTCTCGGTCACCTTCCCCGTACTGGGATAGATTAGTAACTGATAGGCGATCTCAGGACCGCCGCGATCCCGGGCGAGCAGCGACAGGCCCGCCGCGAGGTTGCCACCGGCGCTGTCGCCTGCCACGACGAGTTTTTCCGGATCGGCATCCAGATCGTCGGCCGCGTCGGCCGCCCACTCGAGCGCCGCGTAACAGTCCTCGAGTCCCTCGGGGAAGGGGTGCTCGGGCGCGAGTCCGTAGTCAACGCTGACGACGGGATAGCCGGTGTCAGCGGCGAGCTTTCGGCAGGCCCCGTCGTGAGTATCGATGGTTCCGATGACCCAGCCGCCGCCGTGGAAGTACAGGAGCAGCGGTCGGTCGTCACCGTCAGTGCCGGGATCGTAGATCCGGATCGACAGGTCGCCATGGGGGCCGTCGATGATCCGGTCCTCGACGGACTCAAGTTCGATATCGGGCTCCTCGGTGACCTGCATTTCGTCGAACATCTCGCGGGCCTCCCGGGCCGAGACCTCATCGAACGACGGCGTGTCGATCGATTCGTAGAGTTCGAGAAACGCCTGTACGTCCGGGTGTGGCTCGTCTGCACTGGACGGTGTCATTATGTGACGCACTCGTCGGCGGCTATAAAAAATACAGGAACTGTAACCCAGTTTCGTGTTGTGGCCGATCGATCGACCGGTTCGTGAACCGTCTCGTCCGGCCGCCCACTCGCTCTCGGCTGGCGCTCCGTTCCACACCGCTTATTTCGGTTCGGTGCGCCTTGTCGAGCAATGACGAATCAGGACCTCATCGACGCCCTGCGCGCGGCCGACGCCGTCCAGTTCGGCGAGTTCGAACTCTCCCACGGCGGCACCAGCGAGTACTACGTCGACAAGTACCTCTTCGAGACCGATCCCGACTGTCTCGAGGCCATTGCCGAGGCCTTCGCCGAGCGACTCGTACCCGACGACAAACTCGGCGGCGTCGCGCTCGGCGGCGTCCCGCTCGCCGCGGCCACCAGCGTCGCGGCCGGCGTCCCCTACGTCATCGCACGCAAACAGCGCAAGGAGTACGGGACCGGGAACCTAATCGAGGGCCGACTCGACGAGGGCGAGGAGGTCGTCGTCGTCGAGGACATCGTGACTACGGGAACGAGCCTCGTTGATGCCGTCGAGGCACTCCGGGAGGCGGGCGCGACCGTTGAGCGCGCGCTGGTCGTCGTCGACCGCGAGGAGGGCGGCCGCGAGAACGTCGAAGACGCCGGCGTCGAGATGGAGGCGCTGGTAACCGCGAGCGAACTGCTGGCCGACCGCGACTAACCGACCGGCTGTCGGCTCGGCGGCGAGCGAGACGAACGTTCACTGCCCGTACGACTCGAATTTCTCGAGGACCGTCTCGAGTTGCGCGTCCGAGAGCGTCGCCGGTTCGAGGCCGGCCGCCCGCGACTGGAGATACAGCCTGGCGAGACTCTCGACGTGGTGGGTGTTCTCGAGCGCGGTCTCGAGGTCGGGTGCGGTGACCACCAGGCCGTGATTCTCGATGAGCGACGCCGTCGCGTCGGCCCCGGTCATCGCGGTCACGATGTTCTCAGCGAGCGCGTCGGTTC
This genomic stretch from Natrinema sp. SYSU A 869 harbors:
- the pyrE gene encoding orotate phosphoribosyltransferase; protein product: MTNQDLIDALRAADAVQFGEFELSHGGTSEYYVDKYLFETDPDCLEAIAEAFAERLVPDDKLGGVALGGVPLAAATSVAAGVPYVIARKQRKEYGTGNLIEGRLDEGEEVVVVEDIVTTGTSLVDAVEALREAGATVERALVVVDREEGGRENVEDAGVEMEALVTASELLADRD
- a CDS encoding DUF502 domain-containing protein; this translates as MAPWKRIFASGLILIGPILVTLYVIYRAYAIVTGVTPAVVLNADLLAGYIGHEPTRVLIVRVLQITVSLSTFLLVTVMVGTLTRTTIGELFARSIDGIANRVPGLRVVYNASKIAAETTIGEEQALQESVSVESWDGTQMPAFKTGHTTSDGRVVLFIPTAPNVSSGFVVEAEADRITETDESVEETLARVLSGGFGESEHPQKTGPTAPTDASGDHSTDDE
- a CDS encoding alpha/beta hydrolase, with the translated sequence MTPSSADEPHPDVQAFLELYESIDTPSFDEVSAREAREMFDEMQVTEEPDIELESVEDRIIDGPHGDLSIRIYDPGTDGDDRPLLLYFHGGGWVIGTIDTHDGACRKLAADTGYPVVSVDYGLAPEHPFPEGLEDCYAALEWAADAADDLDADPEKLVVAGDSAGGNLAAGLSLLARDRGGPEIAYQLLIYPSTGKVTETEAYEENGEGYMLTKDDMAWFRGHLFESEIDQGNIYAMPQLAYDLSDLPPATVITAGFDPLRDDGANLVERLENEGVSVAHHHYDDMIHGFFNMISEPVNLDRAHEAHDDAVADLHSAFE
- the gdhB gene encoding glutamate dehydrogenase GdhB produces the protein MTTPSPETENEPTDEPGSALVTARRQLERAATHVDVNPGVIERLKHPTRVQQVSVPLERDDGSVEVFTGYRAQHDDVRGPYKGGLRYHPEVSAEECTGLSMWMTWKCAVMDLPFGGAKGGITVDPKSLTKDETERLTRRFAEELRDAVGPKKDVPAPDMGTDAQTMAWFMDAFSMQQGKTIPGVVTGKPPVIGGSYGREEAPGRSTAIAAREAIEYDDREVSNSTVAVQGFGSVGANAARLLEDWGATIVAVSDVNGAIYDPDGLETHAIPTHDEEPEAVLEHGAPETLSNSEILELDVDVVIPAAVGNVITADNADAIAADIVVEGANGPTTFAADTILEERGVTVIPDILANAGGVTVSYFEWLQDINRRQWSLERVNRELEEHMLEAWDDVRTEVDAKGLTWRDAAYVVALSRIAEAKETRGLWP
- a CDS encoding M24 family metallopeptidase, encoding MPREHIFDEAEYERRVARTKERLREEDLNAIVVADPANMNYLTGYDGWSFYVHQAVVVTPDRDEPVWIGRDMDGGGARATTHLGEESIRAYSDDHVHSPHDLHPMDYVAGVLEELDVADGRIGLEMDAAYFTAKSYTRLQENLPEAEFEDATLLVGWVRIKKSEQELEYMREAARISENAMQAGLDVIEEGVPEYEAAAAIYEQLITGTEEYGGDYPSIVPLMPSGDHTGTPHLTWTDREFEDGDPVIIELSGCRHRYHSPLARTTFVGDPPAELQETAEIVVEGLEAALDAAEPGVTCESVEKAWRETIAQYGLEKEDRIGYSMGLGYPPDWGEHTASIRPGDETVLEENMTFHMIPGIWTDEIGMEISETFHVTSDGAETLADFPRELFTT